The Bacillaceae bacterium S4-13-56 genome has a segment encoding these proteins:
- a CDS encoding recombinase family protein, with translation MINEGQSKVIQRIFDEYLSGKSHKAIAKGLTEDEIVSPGGQNSWNTQTVDYILRSEKSLGNILFQKSYSKDYLAHKTVRNQGEFPQYLIEDHHPAIIELETFEAAQQERERRKRGIHNTKKHANQDAFFKTFYCATCGNLVHHSSNSVKQADGKQKVYHYWRCQVALGQNFSSTCDAQSYREEIIEKNFMDMLQEMKAHPHLIMEAKQVIQETGIGEEEQGRMEELRNKIKDHYHDLYEKVEANREHDDFDINSTEIKEVTDNIMAIEKELESYNERIEKANQMQDDLNWLLEELETIKKYHLRRRSTFRDDIFSRLIKRGEVHEDGRIVYDLCLGIKWTAYGNEKRMSKAKDSIPKK, from the coding sequence TTGATTAACGAGGGACAGTCAAAAGTAATACAGCGGATTTTTGATGAATACTTGAGCGGCAAAAGCCATAAAGCCATTGCGAAAGGATTAACGGAAGATGAAATAGTGAGTCCTGGTGGGCAAAATTCATGGAATACTCAGACAGTGGATTATATCTTACGAAGCGAGAAAAGCTTAGGAAATATTCTGTTTCAGAAATCATACTCAAAGGATTATCTTGCCCACAAAACGGTTCGAAATCAAGGGGAATTTCCGCAGTATTTAATTGAGGACCATCACCCGGCCATCATTGAACTAGAAACATTTGAAGCTGCCCAACAAGAAAGGGAACGTCGTAAAAGAGGAATACACAATACGAAGAAGCATGCGAACCAAGATGCATTTTTCAAAACCTTTTATTGTGCTACATGTGGGAATCTTGTTCATCATTCCTCTAATAGTGTGAAACAGGCCGATGGCAAACAAAAAGTCTATCATTATTGGAGATGCCAAGTTGCGTTAGGTCAAAACTTCTCTTCGACGTGTGATGCTCAAAGTTATCGTGAGGAAATTATCGAGAAAAACTTTATGGATATGTTGCAGGAAATGAAGGCCCATCCGCACCTGATAATGGAAGCTAAACAAGTGATCCAAGAAACGGGGATAGGTGAAGAAGAACAAGGGCGGATGGAAGAACTGAGGAATAAAATCAAAGATCATTATCATGATTTGTATGAAAAAGTAGAGGCCAACCGCGAGCATGATGATTTTGATATTAATAGTACCGAGATCAAGGAAGTGACGGATAACATCATGGCCATAGAAAAAGAACTTGAAAGTTATAACGAGAGGATCGAGAAGGCCAATCAAATGCAGGACGATTTGAACTGGTTGTTGGAAGAGTTAGAAACCATTAAAAAGTATCATCTGAGAAGAAGATCTACATTTCGTGATGATATTTTCAGCCGCCTGATTAAGCGAGGGGAAGTTCATGAGGATGGTCGCATCGTTTACGACCTTTGCCTAGGAATAAAGTGGACAGCCTATGGGAATGAAAAGAGAATGTCCAAAGCAAAAGATAGCATTCCGAAAAAGTGA
- the qatD gene encoding Qat anti-phage system TatD family nuclease QatD, with protein MKILKYDTHAHIDLYKNMKDCINYIESSRSYTIVVTNVPDLYKKYIREYIEYKYVRFALGLHPELVQQFKSQLPIFHEFVKTSRYIGEVGLDFTRGEDQDQIEVFKEIMRACNQYKGKIISVHSRRAADKVMDIIGESKDNGIILHWFSGTMRQLDRAINLGYYFSINTNMLNSKKGREVVKRIPTDKLLIESDAPFTNVTKHSYDLDFIDTIFTKSAELLNRPEQEVMEIYSENFMRLLKS; from the coding sequence ATGAAAATTCTTAAATACGATACCCATGCTCATATTGATTTGTATAAAAATATGAAGGATTGCATTAATTATATTGAAAGTTCACGTAGCTATACAATAGTTGTAACTAATGTCCCTGATTTGTATAAAAAGTATATTAGAGAATACATTGAATACAAGTATGTAAGATTTGCGTTAGGGTTACATCCTGAATTGGTTCAACAATTTAAATCACAACTACCAATATTTCATGAATTTGTAAAAACAAGTAGATATATTGGTGAAGTTGGTTTGGATTTTACTAGGGGAGAAGACCAAGATCAAATTGAAGTATTTAAAGAAATAATGAGAGCCTGTAATCAGTATAAAGGCAAAATAATAAGTGTTCATAGTAGGCGAGCAGCGGATAAGGTTATGGATATAATAGGTGAAAGTAAAGACAATGGAATTATTCTTCACTGGTTTTCAGGAACAATGAGGCAATTAGATAGGGCCATTAATCTTGGCTACTATTTTTCAATTAACACAAATATGCTTAATAGCAAAAAGGGAAGGGAAGTAGTTAAACGAATTCCAACGGATAAGTTACTTATTGAGAGTGACGCCCCTTTCACAAATGTTACGAAACATAGTTACGACCTAGATTTTATTGATACTATATTTACTAAATCAGCTGAGCTTTTAAATAGACCTGAACAAGAGGTTATGGAAATTTATTCTGAAAATTTCATGAGACTTCTGAAGTCGTAG
- a CDS encoding sce7726 family protein, protein MKMKDADVRKLLLDDLIKEYGHDPATCIINELGIDFGASRIDVAVVNGIMHGYEIKSESDNLSRLPRQVKYYNKLFERMTIVTCSKYLDDVLEIIPTWWGVSVVSQKKDRLISKRKGRLTSSQDKHFLLKLLWKKDLENLVDHLGLPKKTKKMRKNKLISLFMEEADLSIIRPFVYSVLKERKSDSYNSLIVN, encoded by the coding sequence ATGAAAATGAAAGATGCAGATGTTAGGAAATTGCTCTTGGATGATTTAATAAAAGAATATGGACATGATCCTGCCACATGTATAATAAATGAACTGGGGATTGATTTTGGTGCTTCAAGAATTGATGTAGCAGTTGTCAATGGTATTATGCATGGGTATGAAATAAAGAGTGAGTCTGATAACTTAAGCAGATTACCACGTCAGGTTAAATACTATAACAAATTATTTGAGAGAATGACTATTGTGACATGTTCTAAATACTTAGATGATGTTTTAGAAATAATACCAACTTGGTGGGGAGTCAGTGTAGTAAGTCAAAAAAAGGACCGTTTAATCTCAAAAAGAAAGGGACGATTAACTTCGTCCCAAGACAAACACTTTTTACTGAAACTCCTATGGAAAAAAGATCTTGAAAACCTAGTTGACCATTTAGGTCTTCCAAAAAAGACTAAAAAAATGAGGAAAAACAAACTCATAAGTCTCTTTATGGAAGAGGCAGATCTTTCAATAATTCGTCCCTTTGTATATTCTGTATTAAAGGAAAGAAAAAGTGATTCTTACAACTCATTAATTGTGAACTGA
- a CDS encoding AbiH family protein produces the protein MSKHMTQYPTTLYLIGNGFDLLHGVKSSYSMFKEYLKKRDEALSFEMDTYFECENFWGDFENNLAFLSREMVMESVDTMLDTYMDTFDEDDDDFSYADYFAAIEMGTQVIPDLLDNLPKRFKQWIKT, from the coding sequence ATGAGCAAACATATGACTCAATACCCTACAACATTATATTTAATTGGTAACGGTTTTGACTTGCTCCATGGAGTTAAATCCAGCTATTCTATGTTCAAGGAGTATCTCAAGAAGCGAGATGAAGCACTAAGCTTCGAAATGGATACTTATTTCGAATGCGAGAATTTCTGGGGTGATTTTGAAAATAACCTGGCTTTTCTTTCCCGTGAAATGGTCATGGAATCAGTAGATACAATGCTCGATACTTATATGGATACATTTGATGAAGATGATGACGACTTCTCTTATGCCGATTATTTCGCAGCTATTGAAATGGGGACACAAGTTATTCCTGATCTACTCGATAATTTGCCCAAGCGGTTTAAACAATGGATTAAAACATAA